The Scomber scombrus chromosome 5, fScoSco1.1, whole genome shotgun sequence genome window below encodes:
- the LOC133980012 gene encoding uncharacterized protein LOC133980012, with protein MLLSAPHCSSLLLSAPHCSSLLLTAPLYSSLLLTAPLCSSLLLFTPHCSSLLLFTPLCSSLLLFTPRCSSLFLSAPLCSSLLLAAPHCSSLLLFTPRCSSLLLSTPRRSSLLLTAPLCSSLLLFTPLYSSLLLTAPLCSSLLLSTPHCSSLLLSAPLYSSLLLSAPLYSSLPHCSSLLLTAPHCSSLLLSVPLCSSLLLAAPLCSSLLLTAPLYSSLLLFTPLYSSLLLFAPHCSSLLLSSPRCSSLLLTAPLYSSLLLFNPHCSSLLLSSPRCSSLLLTAPYCSSLLLFTPLYSSLLLFTPRRSSLLLFTPLCSFTPHCSSLLLSAPHCSSLLLTAPLCSSLLLFAPLCSSLLLSAPLCSSLLLSAPHCSSLLLTSPLCSSLLLFTPHCSSLLLTAPNYPSLLLSAPHCSSLLLTAPHCSSLLLTAPHCSSYRDTEEPEQTINPAHRGSVNVVLKVWRWISVSEETL; from the coding sequence atgctcctctctgctcctcactgctcctcactgctcctctctgctcctcactgctcctctctgctcctcactgctcctctttactcctcattgctcctcactgctcctctctgctcctcactgctcctctttactcctcactgctcctctctgctcctctttactcctctctgctcctctctgctcctctttactcctcgctgctcctctctgttcctctctgctcctctctgctcctcgcTGCTCCTcgctgctcctcactgctcctctttgctcctctttactcctcgctgctcctcactgctcctctctactcctcgccgctcctcactcctcctcactgctcctctttgctcctctctgctcctctttactcctctttactcctcgctgctcctcactgctcctctctgctcctcactgctcctctctactcctcactgctcctctctactcctctctgctcctctttactcttctctgctcctctctgctcctctttactcctctcttcctcactgctcctctctgctcctcactgctcctcactgctcctcacttctcctctctgttcctctctgctcctccttactccttgctgctcctctctgctcctctctactcctcactgctcctctctactcctctctgctcctctttactcctctttactcctcactgctcctctttgctcctcactgctcctctctgctcctcagtTCTCCTCgatgctcctctttactcctcactgctcctctttactcctcactgctcctctttaatcctcactgctcctctctgctcctcagtTCTCCTCgatgctcctctttactcctcactgctccttactgctcctctctgctcctctttacgcctctctactcctctctgctcctctttactcctcgccgctcctcactgctcctctttactcctctttgctcctttactcctcactgctcctctctgctcctctctgctcctcactgctcctctctactcctcactgctcctctctgctcctctttactcctctttgctcctctctgctcttctctgctcctctctgctcctctctgttcctcactgctcctctctgctcctcactgctcctcactgctcctcacttctcctctctgttcctctctgctcctctttactcctcactgctcctctctgctcctcactgctcctaaCTAcccctcactgctcctctctgctcctcactgctcctctttactcctcactgctcctcactgctcctctctgctcctcactgctcctcactgctcctcctacagagacactgaggaaccagagCAGACCATAAACCCAGCACACAGAGgatcagtgaatgtggtgttgaaggtgtggaggtggatcagtgtgtcagaggagactctgtag